The following are from one region of the Arachis duranensis cultivar V14167 chromosome 10, aradu.V14167.gnm2.J7QH, whole genome shotgun sequence genome:
- the LOC107468097 gene encoding pentatricopeptide repeat-containing protein At5g59600-like produces the protein MKNWQFGKLQWSPREFALFLQKCLKAKGLRAGMQVHATLLTSGTNMNTFSLSSKLLAMYAGCGDLKSARLLFTKIENPNVFAFNWMVLGLAYNGYYDDALWYFRWMRQLGHLGNKFTFPIVLKACVGLMDVNKGMQVHAMACEMGFQDDVSVANALIDMYCKCRLVSYACQVFDIMPVRDVASWTSMICGFCNSGKIEEALVLFERMKLDGLEPNEFTWNVMIGAYARSKDTSKAFGFADRMKKEGFVPDLVAWNALISGFVQNHKDMEALKLFREMLNSGIQPNQVTIAALLPACGSSGYIICGREIHGFILRKGFDFNVFIASALIDMYSKCGNLKDAQNVFDSIPNKNVASWNAMIDCYGKYGMIDSSLELFKKLQEQGLQPNEVTFTCLLSACSHSGSVQKGLEIFRIMKEHYGIEATLQHYACVVDLFCRSGKTVEAYEFLKTMPMQMTESIAGAFLNGCNIHGRSDLAKLMADELMKIQLKGPVGFVTLSNIYAADGEWDQVGNLRKVMKEKNVHKSPGFSWLEKPGETLAM, from the coding sequence ATGAAAAACTGGCAATTTGGAAAGTTGCAATGGTCTCCTCGTGAATTTGCTTTGTTTCTGCAAAAATGCTTGAAGGCCAAAGGCTTGAGAGCTGGCATGCAGGTCCATGCCACGTTGCTCACTTCTGGAACGAACATGAACACTTTCTCTCTGAGTTCAAAGCTTCTTGCTATGTATGCTGGTTGTGGCGATCTTAAATCAGCAAGGCTTTTGTTCACAAAAATTGAGAACCCAAATGTCTTTGCTTTCAATTGGATGGTTCTTGGTTTGGCCTATAACGGTTACTATGATGATGCACTTTGGTACTTTCGTTGGATGCGTCAGCTTGGTCACTTGGGCAACAAGTTCACCTTTCCCATTGTTCTTAAGGCCTGCGTTGGGTTAATGGATGTGAACAAGGGGATGCAGGTTCATGCCATGGCTTGTGAGATGGGTTTTCAAGATGATGTCTCTGTTGCCAATGCTCTCATAGATATGTATTGTAAATGTAGACTTGTTTCCTATGCCTGCCAAGTGTTTGATATAATGCCTGTGAGAGATGTTGCCTCATGGACATCGATGATTTGTGGGTTTTGTAACTCAGGGAAGATTGAGGAGGCGTTGGTGTTGTTTGAGAGGATGAAGTTGGATGGATTGGAGCCAAATGAGTTCACGTGGAATGTTATGATCGGTGCATATGCTCGATCGAAGGATACCAGCAAGGCTTTTGGTTTCGCTGATAGAATGAAGAAAGAGGGGTTTGTTCCTGATCTGGTTGCGTGGAATGCATTGATTTCTGGCTTTGTGCAGAATCATAAAGACATGGAAGCATTGAAGTTGTTTCGGGAGATGCTAAATTCAGGGATTCAACCTAATCAAGTAACTATTGCAGCACTGCTTCCTGCATGTGGATCATCAGGTTATATTATATGCGGAAGAGAAATTCATGGATTTATACTAAGGAAGGGGTTTGATTTCAATGTTTTCATTGCAAGTGCTCTTATTGACATGTACTCAAAATGTGGGAATTTAAAAGATGCTCAGAATGTATTTGACAGCATTCCAAATAAGAATGTTGCATCATGGAATGCAATGATTGATTGCTATGGAAAATATGGGATGATTGATTCCTCCTTGGAGCTGTTTAAAAAATTGCAAGAGCAAGGTTTGCAGCCAAATGAAGTTACTTTTACATGTCTTCTTTCAGCATGCAGCCACAGTGGTTCAGTGCAAAAAGGCTTAGAGATATTTAGAATAATGAAAGAACATTACGGGATTGAGGCAACCTTGCAGCATTATGCTTGCGTTGTTGATCTCTTCTGTCGCTCTGGAAAGACAGTTGAAGCATACGAATTTCTCAAGACGATGCCAATGCAAATGACAGAATCAATTGCGGGAGCTTTTCTGAATGGGTGCAATATCCATGGAAGAAGTGATTTAGCGAAATTGATGGCGGACGAACTAATGAAAATACAGCTAAAAGGACCTGTTGGCTTTGTAACACTATCTAATATTTATGCAGCAGATGGTGAGTGGGATCAGGTTGGAAACTTGAGGAAGGTCATGAAGGAGAAAAATGTTCACAAGAGTCCTGGTTTTAGTTGGCTTGAAAAGCCAGGTGAGACTCTTGCCATGTGA
- the LOC107468101 gene encoding precursor of CEP14 has translation MSRFATLLVLFLVTFSASLCCCSEARKLQLRGNRGNRGIKVVDPSPKSSLFFSSLPKGTVPASTPSKKGHAMEVDEKLIARNLISVERVLLTSVPSPGAGH, from the coding sequence ATGTCTCGCTTTGCAACCTTGCTTGTTCTGTTCTTAGTTACCTTCTCTGCTTCCTTGTGTTGTTGTTCAGAAGCTAGAAAACTTCAACTCAGGGGAAACAGGGGAAACAGGGGAATCAAGGTTGTTGACCCTTCTCCAAAGAGCAGCTTGTTCTTCAGCTCCCTTCCAAAGGGCACCGTGCCGGCATCCACACCGAGCAAGAAGGGACATGCCATGGAGGTTGATGAGAAGCTCATTGCACGAAACCTCATTAGTGTTGAACGAGTTCTTCTCACATCTGTCCCTAGCCCTGGTGCTGGCCATTGA
- the LOC107468079 gene encoding uncharacterized protein LOC107468079 has translation MAPYKALYGRKCQSPVCWYETRERSLLGPEMIDKTTEQIKKIRSRMLIAQSHQKSYVDQRQKPLKFEEGEHVFLKATPTAGVGRAIKTKKLNPRYIGPFEILKRIRPVAYRIALPPYLSNLHNVFHVSQLRKYTPDGSHVLEPEPIQVREDLTLSVTPVRIDDTNAKRLRGKEVSLVKVAWSRTGIEEHTLKLKLDMRKDYPHLFSVLVTFLCLPLSVYLSVEY, from the coding sequence ATGGCTCCATATAAAGCTCTGTATGgtaggaaatgtcaatctccggtATGTTGGTATGAAACTAGAGAAAGAAGTTTATTAGGGCCTGAGATGATAGATAAAACTACTGAGCAGATAAAGAAGATTCGTAGCCGAATGCTTATAGCACAAAGCCATCAGAAGAGCTATGTTGATCAAAGGCAAAAGCCTTTGAAATTTGAAGAAGGGGAGCATGTCTTTCTGAAGGCTACACCAACTGCTGGAGTGGGAAGAGCTATTAAGACTAAGAAACTGAATCCCCGTTATATTGGACCATTTGAAATCCTGAAAAGAATTAGGCCAGTAGCTTATAGAATTGCTTTACCGCCTTATCTTTCGAACTTACACAATGTGTTTCATGTATCACAGCTTCGAAAGTATACTCCTGACGGGAGTCATGTTCTGGAACCGGAACCAATCCAAGTGAGAGAAGATCTAACACTTTCGGTAACTCCGGTGAGAATTGATGACACCAACGCTAAACGATTGCGTGGGAAGGAAGTATCACTGGTAAAGGTAGCCTGGAGTCGAACTGGTATTGAGGAACACACTTTAAAACTTAAGTTAGATATGCGGAAGGACTACCCACATCTCTTTTCAg